A region of the Synechococcus sp. PCC 7502 genome:
TCCAACCAATTTTGGGTACAAAGATATTACGAGCTTGACAAAACTCTTCAATTACCGTAACCGCTTCGGGAGCTTTAGGATCAAGATCGGCTAGGGTAATCCATTGCACCCGATAAAACTGTTTGTGGGTAATATCAATCAGCCACGGGGACATAAAAAATAAAATAATGCTGGCGATCGCTGTGGTACCAATGGCAACATACAACCAACCTGTGGTTAAAGTTGGGGTAATCAGGCTAATTATGCCTAGGCAAACCCCAAAAATAATCCCCAGAATTAAACCAATAGTGCCAAGCATTGACAACCTAAATACTAGCTGAGCATAGGGTTTTACCGATAAAGTAACTCTGTTTTTACGATAGCGATTTGGTTTAGATTTAATGACTGAGGTAACAGGAGGTGGGACGATTCCTGCTAAGTTCAGTTCAGCCGTTTTTAAAGCCTGTTTTGCCCAAGTTTGCACCTGTGGATCGTTATGATTAATAAACTGTTCACAAATAGTAATTGCTTTATCCGCTCTGCCAATATGTTGATACGCAGACACTAACCACATCTGAGCTTGAATATAATCACGGGTTTGCTCTTGGTGATTTTCCGCACAATACTGAGATAGAATGGCGATCGCTTCGGTGTATCTTTTTTGGGCTAATGCTTCTTTCCCCGCTTTAAGTGACATGAATCTTGATGAATGAGGATATTAAAACTATATTCTGCCATTCGTACTTCAGTAGTTAACATAATCAAACCCGATGTGCAACTAAAAGTCTGAGAACCCTGATTTTTGGTAGTGTATTAATCAGGAATTTTCGGTAACTCAAATAACCTCAGAACAATAGCTCAATAATATAGGACTTACGCCCTCATATTTATAAAATTCAAATTGAAGAGAGTTTGAGGACGGGGTTTTTAATTGTGGCAAAACCTTAAACCTATTATAAAATCTGGGTTTTTCTTTTATATTGCGTAAGTGATAATCTAATATTATGACATGATTATGCCTCAAGCCGAAATTGAAAACTTGCCTGTTATCACTTACAATAAAGCTTTTCAAACTGGACTAAGCAATACAGCCTATTGAAGTTACAATCCTACACCCCGTATTAAACAAACCTGCAACAAGCAATAACCTAATCTTCTGATAGTCCCACCTTTGACAAACTTTTTTACTTCTCTCACCCAATCTGTCATATCCATATAATCTGAATACCTGCCAAATCGGTAGTCGCATCAGGGGCGATCTCCTATTGGTAAATTATGTATCATGACACTAATCGCTCTGAGTAGTACCATGTTTTATCCTCGTCTTAGCAGCGATCGCTATATCAATCCACTCACAGATTTTGGCTTTAAGCGACTATTTGGAACAGAGCCAAATAAAAACTTATTGATTGATTTCCTCAATGTCATATTACCGCCCCAACATCGGGTCAAAGATCTCACCTACGGCAGTACGGAAAACCTCGGTAATACCCCAAGCGATCGTAAAGCTGTCTTCGATCTTTACTGCGAAAGTGAAAAGGGCAAAAAATTTATTGTCGAAATGCAAAAAGCCAAACATAAACATAATTACTTTAAAGACCGCAGCATTTACTACGCCTCCTTTCCCATTCAAGACCAAGCCGAAAAATGAGATTGGAACTACAAACTTGCTCCAGTTTATCCCATTGGTATTTTAGACTTTGTTTTTGATGAAGATAAAAATGATGACAGTTTCTTACATATCGTTGAACTAAAAGATCAAGATTGCAAAGTTTTCTATGGAAAGCTGAAATTTATTTATCTAGAATTACCAAAATTCAAAAAAACAATTGATCAACTAAATAACTATTGTGACAAGTGGCTATTTTTGCTGAAACATCTGCCAGATTTACCGTTGCAAGAAAATGTATTTATGCAACTGTTTGAAGTCGCCCAAATTACGAACTTTTCTCCAGTAGAAAGAGATGCCTATGAAAACAGACTAAAGTACTATCGAGACATGAAAGGTGTCATCGAAACAGCACGAGAAGAAGGTAATGGCTCAGGGTATACAGGAAGGTATCCAAGGGGGAAAAAGCTCGCTTCTGCTAAAACAACAACTTTCTCGAAAACTAGGAAACATACCCGATGAAATTAAAGTTCGGTTGCATCATTTAACATCAGAACTATTAGATGTATTAAGTGAAGCTTTGTTTAATTTAGAAAGTTTGGAAGATTTATATATTTGGCTCCAAAATATTGACAATTAGGTAAAGGTAGTCACCCCAGATAGCTCTAAGGACATCTCTGGGTTTTATTTAATTAACCTAAAACTAAGTCACTACTACTAAGTAGAATATCAGGATTACCTAAACGCGCAAACTCAAACACTGATGACGTATTGAGAGCATTACCATTTTGGTTATAGAACAGGCTGCCACTGCTTTGGCTAAAGACGATATGAGCAGTACTTGCATCTACCAACGCATCATTAGTAACAAAGGCAAAATCGGTTAAAGGCTGTCCCACTATACCAGTAACGGCATTGAAGGTAGATTGGCTGAGTTTGATTTTGTCCTGCCCAATGTCAAATTGGCTAATGTAGTCGACACCTAAGGTATTGTTGAAAACACCGCTAGCTTGAAACAAATATTGATCTTTGCCAGCGCCTCCTGTGAGAATGTCATCGCCCTCCCCTCCCCATAGGATGTCATTGCCGCCCAGTCCTTGGAGTTGGTCATTACCAATACCACCCTTGAGGGTGTTATTGAGGGAATTACCCGTGAGGCGATCGCTACCATTACCACCCGTAGTATTTTCAAAGACATTGTTGGCGGCAAGGATGAGTTTAAGGTTACTGTTAACCATCTGTGATATCGTAACACCCAAATTAAGATTTGTGGCAGTTGTTGTACCGCTAAAGTCAATTGTGTCAATCCCACCTGTTGTTGTTTCAGCGATCGTGTCTGTTCCCAATAAACTGTTGGCAGCAAAGATATAGGTATCGTTACCATTAAGCCCGCTGAGAGTGTTGTTGGCACTATTGCCTGTGAGGACGTTATTACCTGCGTTACCTGTGCCATTAATCGCTGCTGTTCCTGTTAAGGTCAGGTTCTCGACATTGGTGGGGAGAGTGGTAGTAACGGAAGTACTTAGGGTATCGGTGATGGTTGTGGTAGTAGTTGTAGTTGCACCTAGGGTTGCATTGGTGGGAGAGGACAATGTGAGCGTAAAGGCTTCATTCGGTTCGTTAATCGAATCATTGAGAATGGGAATGTTGATCACTTGACTGGTAATACCTGCGTTAAAGGTTAGGGTTCCGCTGGTACTTGTATAGTCTGATCCTACGGTAGCTGTACCGTTGGCAGTCGCATATTGAACAGTAATGGCTTGGCTACTGGCGTTAGAAAGTGTAACGGTATAAGTGACATTTTGAGGGCTAGTGAAACCTTCAACAATGGTCTGCTTGGCACTGAGGTTAATTTTGGGTAAGGCATCATCGTTGGTAATAGTTGCTGTGACGGCTGTGGTTGTCCCAACTACATATCCAGTTCCAATTGCTAGAGTGAGAGCGACAGTTTCATTATTTTCAAAAATGGTGTCGGCTTTGGGATTAATTGTTAAGATGGCAGTTGCTGCACCTGCTGCGAAAGTGATGGTTTTGCCTGTTCCTGTGGTTGCGCCCGTGTAGTCGTTACTGTCGGCTGTACCTGTGACACCGTAGCTGACGGTGAGAGCCTTAGTGATAGATCCCGTGCGGCTGAAGGTATAGACAAGGTTAGCTACTCCATCTTCAGTAACGCTTGCTGGTACTACCGCTAAAGTGATTGATGGGGGTGGCTCTTTATAGGCAAAGTAAGCACCCGTTAGGCTTAAACTGGCTTGATTTCTAATGATCCCAATCAGTTCATCAGGTTCGGCTCCTGCTTTTTTGATTAAAATTTGGGTGTCTGCACCAACTGCTGTAAGCAAATAGTCGGTACTTGAGCCTCTAAGTTGAATGACATCGCCTTGGCTACTGTTAAAGTCAGCGATATTAGCATAGTCAGCAACACCACTAGCTGTATTACTTCCGTCATCGTAGCCAATCCAAGTGGAATCGCCTAAGACAAAGCGATCGCTTCCTAAACCACCATTGAGATTGTCTATCTCACCTCGTCCAAGATTTACACTATTCGGATTGAGTCCGATTAGAACGTCATTACCCGTTCCACCATAGAGCGTATCGTTGCCACCACCGGCGATTATGGTATCGTTTCCATCATCGCCATTGACAGTATAGTTGCCTGTTGCCGAAGCAAGGATTGTGACTGTATCGTTGCCCGCACCAGCCGTGATGGTATTAGTTTCAGCCGTTGTTGTCGCGGTGATCACATCTGCACCTGCACCAGTCCTAATCGTCTGCACACCCGCATTCGATATGGCTGTGAGCGTGACAGAATTTTTACCTGTACTGGTAATAGTCTGTCCACCATTGGTCGACGTCGCCGCTACTTTGAAAAGATTTCCACCTACAATAGTTTGTGCCCCTGCACTGGAGGTCGCAGTGACTGTGGCAAGCCCTGCCCCCATGGTAATCGTCTGTGCCCCTGCTGTAGATAGGGACTCGAGAGTCGCAGCCCCTGTAAATGAACTCATGTCAATAGTAATTGCCCCTGCATCCGAGGTGGTGGTCAGACCGATCCCTGCTCCCGAAAACGCAGATTGAAACGCAGCACCTGTGGTAATGGTTTGAGCACCCTGTTTAGTGGAGTTAATTACAATCTTTTCGATATTAGAAATGTTATTCCAAAGACTGTCAGGTGGAGCGATCGCCGCGACACCAATAGGAGTGATACTCAGTGTATCTATACCTGCATTGCCATTGAGACTGTCACCAATAGCAAATGTACCCGTCATTCCATTATTGTAATTAGCAAGAAAAGTATCATCGACTGCTCCTCCGCTAATATTGTCTATACCCGTAGTAAGTGTAAAATTTGTCATGGGGAATCTCCTGTGTACAAACCTTCATGACAACCAATGATTGGAGTGCTTCTAAAGGTAATGCTCTTAATAAGAAGACTCTAACTGAACGATGCTTGAATTTATGTATAGCTGGATCTCGGCAACGATTGAGTTGTATCGTAATGGATTGAGTACAGGATAACAAGTTATAAAAACAGGCAATGGTTCAGCTTCATTAA
Encoded here:
- a CDS encoding DUF4351 domain-containing protein, yielding MAQGIQEGIQGGKSSLLLKQQLSRKLGNIPDEIKVRLHHLTSELLDVLSEALFNLESLEDLYIWLQNIDN
- a CDS encoding Calx-beta domain-containing protein, with protein sequence MTNFTLTTGIDNISGGAVDDTFLANYNNGMTGTFAIGDSLNGNAGIDTLSITPIGVAAIAPPDSLWNNISNIEKIVINSTKQGAQTITTGAAFQSAFSGAGIGLTTTSDAGAITIDMSSFTGAATLESLSTAGAQTITMGAGLATVTATSSAGAQTIVGGNLFKVAATSTNGGQTITSTGKNSVTLTAISNAGVQTIRTGAGADVITATTTAETNTITAGAGNDTVTILASATGNYTVNGDDGNDTIIAGGGNDTLYGGTGNDVLIGLNPNSVNLGRGEIDNLNGGLGSDRFVLGDSTWIGYDDGSNTASGVADYANIADFNSSQGDVIQLRGSSTDYLLTAVGADTQILIKKAGAEPDELIGIIRNQASLSLTGAYFAYKEPPPSITLAVVPASVTEDGVANLVYTFSRTGSITKALTVSYGVTGTADSNDYTGATTGTGKTITFAAGAATAILTINPKADTIFENNETVALTLAIGTGYVVGTTTAVTATITNDDALPKINLSAKQTIVEGFTSPQNVTYTVTLSNASSQAITVQYATANGTATVGSDYTSTSGTLTFNAGITSQVINIPILNDSINEPNEAFTLTLSSPTNATLGATTTTTTTITDTLSTSVTTTLPTNVENLTLTGTAAINGTGNAGNNVLTGNSANNTLSGLNGNDTYIFAANSLLGTDTIAETTTGGIDTIDFSGTTTATNLNLGVTISQMVNSNLKLILAANNVFENTTGGNGSDRLTGNSLNNTLKGGIGNDQLQGLGGNDILWGGEGDDILTGGAGKDQYLFQASGVFNNTLGVDYISQFDIGQDKIKLSQSTFNAVTGIVGQPLTDFAFVTNDALVDASTAHIVFSQSSGSLFYNQNGNALNTSSVFEFARLGNPDILLSSSDLVLG